The Mesotoga infera DNA window AGAGGCGGATTCCCCAATTACAAGAAAGGAAGCTGCGATTTCCATCTACATGGCTTTGAATCCTCCTGTGACCGGCGGTCTAGCAACGACGGCCGTCACTGCCGATGCTCCGGGTTTCAACACTTTGTTCACTTCTGCCGGTTTGACCTGGACTATTTGTAATATCATGGGCGATGGCATTACCGGCACTGATAAGGACGGCTTCTACTTCCCGAGAATGGTCAAGAGAATGCCAAGTCTAGAAAACGGACTGATGGTAATAAACGAAGACGGGTCACTTACTATAACTTACGAGTTAAGAAAGGGAATGAAGTGGCACGATGGAGAGCCTGTGACTGCCCATGATGCGAAGTTCCAGTGGGAAGTTATGAACAGCGGCGCCCCGGTTACAACGAACTACTTCGAGAGTTCAGTTTCGGAAGTAGATGTTATCGACGATTACACTTACTCTATAACTCTTCCCGAACCTTTGAGCAACGCAGAGCTGGGTTCTTCTGTTTACGCTTATTACTTCGGGTGGTTCCAGCTTCCGGAGCATGTTTTCAGGGATAGTTACGAAGAGGCAAAGGATTGTGGAAACTGGGATGCTTTCGTTGAAGAAGCTAACAAGAATCCGATCATGACCGGTCCTTACAAGTTCAAAGAGTATGTCGAGGGCCAATACGTAATTCTGGAAGCTTTTGATGAGTTCTATATGGGCAGACCCAACATTGATGAGATAGTTATGCGAATCATTCCTGATATGGACGTAATCTTCGCTTCTACACTCAACGGAGAGATAGATTTCGGAAGATATACTCTTACGCTGAAGCAGTCGGTCCAGCTTGAGAATCAGAGAGCCGACATGTTCAACGTCTTCTATACACCGAACATTGCTTACGACAATCTGAACCTTAACCTGAGAGATCCTGAGGATACAACAAAACCCCATCCGATCTTTGGAGATAAGAGAGTAAGGCAGGCTGTTCTCTATGGCATCAACAGAGAGCAGATAAGCAATGTAGTTTACGCCGGACTGGCCGAAGTGGTGGACACCTGGATAACAGATCTGCATCAGATGAGAGAAGCACTTGAAGGTCCGGATGTGAAGCATTACGAATACAATCCCTCAAAGGCAAAGGCTTTGCTTGAGGAAGCCGGCTGGAAACTGAACAGCAAAGGCATTTACGAAAAGGATGGAGAGACTTTGAAGTTCAGTCTTTCTCTTGCCTCTGGTAGCGGTGATTATCAGATGATGGCCCAGATGATTCAGGGTATGCTTAAGCAGATAGGCATGGAAGTGGAGATAGATATGAAGCCTGCACTGGTAATCTGGACGGAAGCATTCCCTTATGGCTCTTACGATGCTCTTCTCTCCGGTTGGGGCTATGGTGTCAGCGATGAGGCCGCGAACTACTGGACGACCGATCAGATTCCTTCCGACGAGAACTACTGGGGTGGTATGAACTACACCGGTTGGGCAAACGCTGAAAACGATGAGCTGATCGTTGCGGCATCCAGAGAGCTTGACCCGGAAAAGAAAGTCGCTCTCTATGAGAGACACTTTGCGCTCTGGACGGACGAGCTCCCGGTTCTTCCTCTAGTTGTCGCGCCGACTCCTCATTTTGCAAAATCATATATTAAGAGCTTCAATTCAGGCTACGATAACGGTCTTGGTTGGATAATTCAAAACTGGTATATTGACAGGTAATAAGCTCTTGTGGGGGAGAAGTCAGAGGCTTCTCCCCCATATTCTTTCAAACTATCTTTCGGAGGTTTCGACATGAAATATACCGAGCTTATAGATTGTGTTCCTGACTACAAGGAATTCTTTACGGTGGAAGAGATGGACCAAAGGTCTTTAGAGCTTGCAAAGAGGTATCCAGGAAAAGTCAAGGTATATGAGGCGGGAAAATCACGCAACGGAAATCCGATTTACGTTCTGGAAATCGGAAGTGGCAAGAACAATGCTCTTCTGTTCGGCTGTCCCCACCCGAACGAACCGATAGGTGCTATGATGCTGGATTTCCTTAGCGAGAAACTTGCCAGTGATGATGTTTTTCGCAATCAGTTCGACTACACCTGGCATTTGATAAAAGTTATTGATGTGGATGGGACGAAGCTTAACGAAGGATGGTTCAAAGACTCTTCCTCTATAAGAAAGTATGCAGGTAACTTCTACAGGCCGCCCGGTCATGAACAGGTTGAATGGACTTTCCCCGTCGATTATGAGACGCTTCATTTTCATTCTCCGCTGCCAGAAACGAAAGTGCTTATGAAGCTTATTGAAGAGAAGAAGCCTGAGTTCATGTACTCTCTTCACAATTCCGGTTTTGGAGGGGTCTATTATTATGTGAGCGACGCAGTTCCAGAACTCCATGAGACTTTTAGCGAACTTCCGGGTTTGTTTGGTTTGCCACTTTCTCTTGGAGAGCCGGAAGCACCTTTCTTGGAGCAGATCGAACCTGCTATTTTCAAGCTTTTCGGAATGGCTCAAGAGTATGATTATCTGAAGAAGAATCTTGGTCCAGGCAAAGACCCGGCAGACGTCATCAAAGCCGGAACTAGTTCTGATGATTTTGCTTCATCTGTGGCCGATACTTTTTCCTTGGTTTGTGAGATTCCGTACTATTATGATGCAAGGGTCGAAGACATGTCTGAAGCGGAGATAACTAGGAAGGA harbors:
- a CDS encoding peptide ABC transporter substrate-binding protein, encoding EADSPITRKEAAISIYMALNPPVTGGLATTAVTADAPGFNTLFTSAGLTWTICNIMGDGITGTDKDGFYFPRMVKRMPSLENGLMVINEDGSLTITYELRKGMKWHDGEPVTAHDAKFQWEVMNSGAPVTTNYFESSVSEVDVIDDYTYSITLPEPLSNAELGSSVYAYYFGWFQLPEHVFRDSYEEAKDCGNWDAFVEEANKNPIMTGPYKFKEYVEGQYVILEAFDEFYMGRPNIDEIVMRIIPDMDVIFASTLNGEIDFGRYTLTLKQSVQLENQRADMFNVFYTPNIAYDNLNLNLRDPEDTTKPHPIFGDKRVRQAVLYGINREQISNVVYAGLAEVVDTWITDLHQMREALEGPDVKHYEYNPSKAKALLEEAGWKLNSKGIYEKDGETLKFSLSLASGSGDYQMMAQMIQGMLKQIGMEVEIDMKPALVIWTEAFPYGSYDALLSGWGYGVSDEAANYWTTDQIPSDENYWGGMNYTGWANAENDELIVAASRELDPEKKVALYERHFALWTDELPVLPLVVAPTPHFAKSYIKSFNSGYDNGLGWIIQNWYIDR
- a CDS encoding peptidase M14, producing the protein MKYTELIDCVPDYKEFFTVEEMDQRSLELAKRYPGKVKVYEAGKSRNGNPIYVLEIGSGKNNALLFGCPHPNEPIGAMMLDFLSEKLASDDVFRNQFDYTWHLIKVIDVDGTKLNEGWFKDSSSIRKYAGNFYRPPGHEQVEWTFPVDYETLHFHSPLPETKVLMKLIEEKKPEFMYSLHNSGFGGVYYYVSDAVPELHETFSELPGLFGLPLSLGEPEAPFLEQIEPAIFKLFGMAQEYDYLKKNLGPGKDPADVIKAGTSSDDFASSVADTFSLVCEIPYYYDARVEDMSEAEITRKEAQRFNYQRSVENFEFVSEVMKAVEPCVTDRNSPFYRVFKNVLETYPDQLQAQSNWIENDPSLERKASMAEVFDNKIVSQFYQSLMLGMLRRLVRENDDGSEKLSAIVTMVGEAFERKIEYLENNLDYTTIPIKSLVSVQLIAGLNVADYIQRRGS